CACGTTGTAAAACCTGACCGCCTTGTGCAACATCACGCACTTGCAGTTCGACCAAGTCACAGCCGCGTAGTTTGCTATCGATGGCGAGGTTGAACATGGCAAGCTCTCGAACCTGTTTAGCCAACTGAAGCCGGATGCGTATCGCCCATATCTCCTTCAGTTTCAGCGGCATCTTCTGGCCAACCAGCTTGCCTTTGTTCCACGCTACATTGTGGGTTTGTATAGTGGTATCGGTGTTCATGACGTTCTCCTTGTGTTAAAAGGAAAACCATTGTCACCGCTTTACGGTCCTTATGTGCTGATCTACGCCACTGCGAGAATTGCGAACCGCTTATGCCGCAGCTGGATGCTCCGATTCAACGGAAAGTTTCATGCCAACAGCCTTCAACACTGCCAGCAATGTTTTTAGGGTCGGATTTCCTTTGGCCGACAGCGTGCGATACAGTGTTTCCCGGCTGATTCCCGCTTCAGCAGCAACCGCGCCAAGTCCACCATAGGCTTCTGCGACCGTGCGTAGCGCAAGCAGTCCGGCGGCACGGTCATCAGGATTGTCGAGCGACTCCATGGCTGCTTTCATGTATTCAACGGCCAGCTCGCGGTCTGCCC
Above is a window of Gallionella capsiferriformans ES-2 DNA encoding:
- a CDS encoding addiction module antidote protein is translated as MSRKINAAVSHHDREVAELRADRELAVEYMKAAMESLDNPDDRAAGLLALRTVAEAYGGLGAVAAEAGISRETLYRTLSAKGNPTLKTLLAVLKAVGMKLSVESEHPAAA